In the genome of Myxococcota bacterium, one region contains:
- the ftsE gene encoding cell division ATP-binding protein FtsE, with product MGEAAAQLFHVSKSYVAGSYALRDVTLEFARGEFVFLTGPSGAGKTSLLRLVFAEERPSEGQIVVLGRNASRLSPRSVPALRRRIGVVFQDFKLLSRRTVEENVAVALDVVGVPRRAARARVFSVLKQVGLHHRRYQNPLSLSGGEQQRVAIARALVNEPDILLADEPTGNLDPDLTLEIMDLIASTATRGTAVIVATHDHSVLQRYRKRTIRLEGGKIVDDRPAAGISP from the coding sequence ATGGGCGAAGCGGCAGCGCAGCTCTTCCACGTCTCGAAGTCCTACGTCGCCGGCAGCTACGCGCTGCGCGACGTCACCCTCGAGTTCGCGCGCGGCGAGTTCGTGTTCCTGACCGGGCCGAGCGGCGCCGGCAAGACCTCGCTGCTGCGCCTGGTGTTCGCAGAGGAGCGCCCCAGCGAAGGGCAGATCGTCGTCCTCGGGCGCAACGCTTCACGCTTGTCGCCGCGTTCGGTGCCCGCCCTGCGGCGCCGCATCGGCGTGGTCTTCCAGGACTTCAAGCTGCTGTCCCGGCGCACGGTCGAAGAGAACGTCGCGGTGGCGCTCGATGTCGTGGGCGTCCCGCGTCGCGCGGCCCGAGCGCGCGTGTTCTCGGTGTTGAAACAGGTAGGGCTGCATCACCGCCGCTATCAGAACCCGCTGTCGCTCTCGGGTGGCGAGCAGCAGCGCGTGGCGATCGCGCGCGCGCTGGTCAACGAGCCCGACATCCTGCTCGCAGACGAGCCCACGGGAAACCTCGACCCCGATCTGACCCTCGAGATCATGGACCTGATCGCGAGCACCGCGACGCGCGGGACCGCCGTGATCGTGGCCACCCACGACCACAGCGTGTTGCAGCGCTATCGCAAGCGCACGATTCGCCTCGAGGGTGGCAAGATCGTCGACGACCGCCCCGCGGCCGGGATCTCACCGTGA
- a CDS encoding permease-like cell division protein FtsX: MIAPLGRAVYFLRTALRGLAATPGTAVTATLTIAVALLLIGVFALLLLNMQRLVTDFGEALQVTAFLEPGLEAKERDALLAKANALDGVERARLVTEDEALERFRSGVGRGFDLLEGLESNPLPASLELTLASELRSAAGMEQIAETVRGWPGVSELGNSGAWVEGYVRAIGLVRGVAIGLGGILALATLLIVANTIRLAVVSRRNELEILALVGASRGFVNTPFLIEGALQGLCGGLLAWATLYGLFRLVLPSFEFGLALLLGGESPRFFEGSEAAGLWAGGMLLGLIGSSLAVTAEGRR; encoded by the coding sequence GTGATCGCCCCTCTGGGCCGCGCCGTCTATTTCCTGCGCACTGCGCTGCGCGGGTTGGCGGCGACGCCGGGGACGGCGGTCACGGCGACGCTCACGATCGCCGTGGCGCTGCTCCTGATCGGTGTGTTCGCGCTGCTCCTGCTCAACATGCAGCGACTGGTGACGGACTTCGGCGAAGCGCTGCAGGTCACTGCCTTTCTCGAGCCCGGGCTCGAGGCGAAGGAGCGAGATGCGTTGTTGGCGAAGGCGAACGCGCTCGACGGTGTCGAGCGTGCGCGGCTCGTCACCGAGGACGAAGCGCTCGAGCGCTTTCGCAGCGGGGTCGGGCGCGGCTTCGATCTGCTCGAGGGACTGGAGTCGAATCCGCTTCCCGCGTCCCTCGAGCTGACGCTCGCGTCGGAGCTGCGCTCGGCGGCGGGCATGGAGCAGATCGCCGAGACGGTGCGTGGCTGGCCCGGGGTCTCCGAGTTAGGGAACAGCGGCGCCTGGGTCGAGGGCTATGTGCGCGCGATCGGCCTGGTGCGTGGCGTCGCGATCGGGCTCGGAGGCATCCTGGCCCTGGCCACGCTCTTGATCGTCGCCAACACGATCCGCCTGGCCGTGGTCTCGCGGCGCAATGAGCTCGAGATCCTGGCGCTGGTGGGTGCGTCACGTGGCTTCGTGAACACCCCGTTCCTGATCGAGGGCGCGTTGCAGGGTCTGTGCGGCGGATTGCTCGCATGGGCCACGCTGTACGGCCTGTTCCGCCTGGTGCTGCCGAGCTTCGAGTTCGGGCTCGCGCTGCTGCTGGGAGGCGAGTCGCCCCGCTTCTTCGAGGGCAGCGAGGCGGCGGGGCTCTGGGCCGGCGGCATGTTGCTCGGGCTGATCGGTTCCTCGCTGGCCGTGACCGCCGAGGGTCGACGGTGA
- a CDS encoding peptidoglycan DD-metalloendopeptidase family protein codes for MKRATRAMGVGLAVLVVATSLGAETDLERLRGAIDASRDRVAAFESEERGLLEAIEAIDESAELLRVEARRAKQQAQDMQEALGAAESNAADVLARLAKLEASLSSRAVALYRAGELGAVRMLFGSRDLEQFFSRVQTLRFLVEHDSALIAAHREESRALLEARRRVAEASEDARLAEETLAERTAALATERERKRELARQLSRNRALERSALGELEVAARALEETVSAWGERTQAAVPVVDGPAFTSLAGKLPDPVRGKLAGRFGKVVDRASRTATFRKGVRWSAARGTPVHAVAAGRVRFAGRFRGYGNVVILDHGEDHFTVSAHLDEVAVGLGENVAARERIGAVGDSGSLDGTQLYFEVRRGAEALDPASWLRALGGRRAKR; via the coding sequence GTGAAGCGCGCCACCCGCGCCATGGGGGTGGGACTGGCCGTCCTGGTGGTGGCGACTTCACTCGGCGCCGAGACTGATCTCGAGCGGCTGCGCGGTGCGATCGACGCGAGTCGCGACCGCGTCGCGGCGTTCGAAAGCGAGGAGCGCGGTCTGCTCGAAGCGATCGAGGCGATCGACGAGAGCGCGGAGCTGCTGCGCGTGGAGGCGCGCCGCGCGAAGCAACAGGCGCAGGACATGCAGGAGGCGCTCGGCGCGGCAGAGTCCAACGCGGCGGACGTGCTGGCGCGGCTGGCGAAGCTCGAGGCGTCGCTCTCGTCGCGCGCCGTGGCGCTCTACCGCGCGGGCGAGCTCGGTGCGGTCCGCATGCTGTTCGGGTCGAGGGATCTCGAGCAGTTCTTCAGCCGCGTGCAGACCCTGCGCTTCCTGGTCGAACACGACAGCGCGCTGATCGCGGCGCACCGCGAGGAATCGCGCGCCCTGCTCGAAGCCCGGCGCCGCGTGGCCGAAGCGAGTGAAGACGCACGGCTCGCCGAAGAGACGCTGGCCGAGCGCACCGCGGCATTGGCGACCGAGCGTGAGCGCAAACGCGAACTCGCGCGTCAGCTGTCGCGCAATCGGGCGCTCGAGCGTTCTGCACTCGGCGAACTCGAGGTCGCCGCGCGCGCGCTCGAGGAGACCGTCTCCGCGTGGGGGGAGCGCACCCAGGCCGCAGTGCCGGTCGTCGACGGGCCGGCCTTCACGAGCCTGGCGGGGAAGCTCCCCGACCCGGTCCGAGGCAAGCTGGCCGGGCGCTTCGGCAAAGTGGTGGACCGGGCGTCGCGAACCGCGACCTTTCGCAAGGGTGTGCGCTGGAGCGCCGCGCGTGGCACGCCGGTGCACGCAGTGGCCGCCGGACGCGTCCGTTTCGCCGGGCGCTTTCGCGGCTATGGGAACGTCGTGATCCTCGACCACGGGGAGGACCACTTCACCGTCTCGGCGCATCTGGACGAGGTGGCGGTCGGCCTGGGCGAGAACGTCGCGGCCCGGGAGCGGATCGGCGCGGTAGGAGACAGCGGGTCTCTGGACGGGACCCAGCTCTATTTCGAGGTACGCCGCGGGGCCGAGGCGCTGGACCCGGCCAGCTGGCTGCGCGCGCTCGGCGGGCGCCGGGCCAAGCGGTAG